Proteins encoded together in one Flavobacterium keumense window:
- a CDS encoding PfkB family carbohydrate kinase, with translation MNKLLIVGTVAFDAIETPFGKTDKILGGAGTYIGLSASFFNLQSAIVSVVGDDFPQEYLDLLTARNIDISGLEVVQGGKTFFWSGLYHNDLNSRDTLATELNVLADFQPKVPQNFKDAEVVMLGNLHPLVQSSVLDQMEVKPKLVVLDTMNFWMNCALPELLDVMKRIDVITINDEEARQLSGEYSLVKAAAKIHTMGPKYIVIKKGEHGALLFHNENVFFAPALPLEEVFDPTGAGDTFAGGFTGFIAQSENVSFENMKNAVIYGSNLASFCVEKFGTERMLALDKNEVVSRLQQFKSLTQFDIEL, from the coding sequence ATGAACAAATTATTGATTGTTGGAACGGTTGCTTTCGACGCTATTGAAACTCCGTTTGGTAAAACAGATAAAATTTTAGGTGGAGCAGGAACCTATATTGGGCTTTCGGCTTCTTTTTTCAATTTGCAATCGGCAATTGTTTCAGTAGTGGGAGACGATTTTCCACAAGAATATTTGGATTTATTGACCGCTCGAAATATTGACATTTCAGGTCTTGAAGTCGTTCAAGGAGGTAAAACTTTCTTTTGGAGTGGTTTGTACCACAACGATTTGAATTCTAGAGATACCTTAGCAACTGAATTGAATGTATTGGCAGATTTTCAACCTAAAGTACCTCAAAATTTTAAAGACGCTGAAGTAGTGATGTTAGGAAATTTACACCCATTGGTACAGAGTAGTGTTTTGGACCAAATGGAAGTAAAACCTAAGTTAGTTGTTTTAGATACAATGAACTTTTGGATGAACTGCGCCTTACCAGAATTATTAGACGTGATGAAACGTATTGACGTAATCACGATTAATGATGAGGAAGCGAGACAACTTTCGGGAGAATATTCATTAGTGAAAGCAGCGGCTAAAATCCATACCATGGGGCCTAAATATATTGTAATTAAAAAAGGAGAACACGGCGCCTTATTATTCCATAATGAGAATGTATTTTTTGCGCCAGCACTGCCTTTAGAAGAAGTTTTTGACCCAACTGGAGCGGGAGATACGTTTGCAGGGGGGTTCACAGGATTTATTGCACAAAGCGAAAACGTATCGTTTGAAAACATGAAAAATGCAGTAATCTATGGTTCCAATTTGGCTTCGTTTTGTGTAGAGAAATTTGGAACAGAAAGAATGCTTGCTTTAGATAAAAACGAAGTAGTATCTAGATTGCAACAATTCAAATCATTGACACAATTTGATATCGAATTATAA
- a CDS encoding acyl carrier protein: MSDIASRVKAIIVDKLGVDENEVVTEASFTNDLGADSLDTVELIMEFEKEFDIQIPDDQAENIATVGQAISYIEEAKK, from the coding sequence ATGTCAGACATTGCATCAAGAGTAAAAGCGATTATCGTAGACAAATTAGGTGTTGACGAAAACGAAGTTGTAACAGAAGCAAGCTTCACTAACGATTTAGGAGCTGACTCCTTAGATACTGTAGAACTTATCATGGAGTTTGAAAAAGAATTTGATATTCAAATTCCAGACGATCAAGCAGAAAACATCGCTACTGTAGGTCAAGCAATCTCTTACATCGAGGAAGCTAAAAAATAA
- the rnhA gene encoding ribonuclease HI has product MSHQVHIYTDGAAKGNPGPGGYGVVMEWVGQPYKKEFYEGFRHTTNNRMELLAVIVGLEKLKNPNTKVLVVSDSKYVVDSVEKKWVFGWEKKGFVGKKNPDLWKRFLLIYKKHQVDFKWIKGHNNHPQNERCDALAVMASTQKSLSVDEFYEKEEQKLL; this is encoded by the coding sequence ATGTCACACCAGGTTCATATATATACCGATGGCGCTGCAAAAGGGAATCCAGGTCCTGGAGGCTATGGCGTAGTTATGGAATGGGTGGGACAACCGTACAAAAAAGAATTCTATGAAGGTTTTCGCCATACTACTAATAATAGAATGGAATTATTGGCAGTAATTGTTGGTCTCGAAAAATTAAAAAATCCTAACACTAAAGTTCTTGTGGTTTCCGATTCTAAATATGTAGTAGATTCAGTAGAAAAAAAATGGGTTTTTGGTTGGGAGAAAAAAGGTTTTGTTGGAAAAAAAAATCCCGATTTGTGGAAACGCTTTTTATTGATTTACAAAAAGCATCAAGTTGATTTTAAATGGATCAAAGGCCATAACAACCATCCTCAAAACGAGCGTTGCGATGCATTAGCGGTTATGGCTTCGACTCAAAAATCACTTTCGGTGGACGAATTTTACGAAAAAGAAGAGCAGAAGTTGCTGTAA
- a CDS encoding phosphoribosylglycinamide formyltransferase: MKKILVFASGSGTNAENIIRHFKSTGIASVVAVFTNKADAQVIQRAEKYHVPTQVFSKNDLETGKVLQKINAIQPDLIVLAGFLLKFPESIVTSYPDKIINIHPALLPKYGGKGMYGMHVHNAVVANKEPKTGITIHYVNENYDEGNIIFQKEVTVLISDTPEVVAAKIHELEQDHFPVVIEKLITNG; encoded by the coding sequence ATGAAAAAAATTCTGGTGTTTGCTTCGGGTTCAGGAACCAATGCTGAAAATATTATTAGACACTTTAAATCAACAGGTATAGCCTCAGTAGTAGCGGTATTTACTAACAAAGCCGATGCTCAAGTAATTCAAAGAGCTGAAAAGTATCATGTTCCTACTCAAGTTTTTTCCAAAAACGATTTAGAAACAGGAAAAGTATTACAAAAAATAAATGCAATTCAACCTGATTTGATAGTTTTAGCTGGTTTTTTATTAAAATTTCCTGAAAGTATTGTTACGTCTTATCCGGATAAAATAATAAACATTCATCCAGCTTTATTGCCAAAATACGGAGGTAAAGGCATGTATGGCATGCATGTGCATAATGCTGTTGTTGCTAATAAAGAGCCTAAAACAGGAATTACCATTCATTATGTTAATGAAAATTATGACGAAGGCAATATTATTTTTCAAAAAGAAGTAACAGTCTTAATTAGCGATACTCCCGAAGTAGTTGCTGCTAAAATCCATGAATTGGAACAAGATCACTTTCCAGTAGTGATTGAAAAATTGATAACTAACGGATAA
- a CDS encoding superoxide dismutase: protein MAFELAPLPYAYDALEPHIDARTMEIHHTKHHNAYTTNLNAAIAGTDLEGKTIENILINLDKTNAAVRNNGGGFYNHNLFWSVMSPNGGGLPTGELLEAIETSFGSFEEFKAKFAKAGATQFGSGWAWLCVHKGGKLDICGTPNQDNPLMPGVGCGGTPILGMDVWEHAYYLHYQNRRPDYIEAFFNVINWTEVNRRFALDK from the coding sequence ATGGCTTTTGAATTAGCACCATTACCTTACGCATACGATGCGTTAGAACCGCATATTGACGCACGCACTATGGAAATTCACCATACAAAACACCACAATGCGTATACTACTAACTTGAATGCAGCAATTGCAGGAACTGATTTAGAAGGAAAGACAATCGAAAATATTTTGATTAATTTAGACAAAACCAACGCAGCAGTTCGCAATAACGGTGGTGGTTTTTACAATCACAATTTATTTTGGTCAGTAATGTCTCCAAATGGTGGTGGTTTACCAACAGGCGAATTATTAGAGGCAATCGAAACTTCTTTCGGTTCTTTTGAAGAGTTTAAAGCTAAATTTGCTAAAGCGGGCGCTACACAATTCGGTTCAGGATGGGCTTGGTTGTGTGTACACAAAGGGGGTAAATTAGACATTTGTGGCACTCCAAATCAAGATAACCCTTTAATGCCAGGTGTAGGATGTGGCGGAACGCCAATCCTTGGAATGGATGTGTGGGAACACGCTTACTATTTGCACTACCAAAACAGAAGACCAGATTATATCGAAGCTTTCTTTAATGTAATCAATTGGACGGAAGTAAATAGACGTTTTGCTCTAGACAAATAA
- a CDS encoding amidophosphoribosyltransferase: MSDALQHECGIALVRLLKPLEFYKEKYGSAFYGIQKMYLLMEKQHNRGQDGAGFASIKLDVAPGERYISRVRSNASQPIQDVFAQINERINSEINLHPEYLNDVALQKANIPYLGELFLGHVRYGTFGKNSIESVHPFLRQNNWMHRNLILAGNFNMTNVKELFQSLVELGQHPKEMADTVTVMEKIGHFLDDAVTDLYQECKNAGLNKREASPVIAEKLDVARILRRASKNLDGGYAMAGLLGHGDAFVFRDPAGIRPAYYYQDDEVVVVASERPVIQTVFNVPFESVQEIEPGNALIIKKNGSTSIDQILEPTVKKACSFERIYFSRGSDAEIYQERKKLGKLILPSVLKAIDQDTDNTVFSYIPNTAETSFYGLVEAAQDFLNQRKNDYILKNRNTLTAQTLQELLKVKIRTEKVAIKDAKLRTFITEDSSRDDLVAHVYDVTYGVIKPTDNLVIIDDSIVRGTTLKMSIIKMMDRLKPKRIVIVSSAPQIRYPDCYGIDMAKLEGLVAFRAALELLKERNLYHIVDEVYTKCKAQENFKDAEVVNYVTAIYAPFTPEEISDKIAEMLSSPEINAEVKIIFQTVEDLHTACPKNLGDWYFTGDYPTPGGNRVVNRAFMNFYEGKDARAY, from the coding sequence ATGAGCGATGCTTTACAACACGAATGTGGAATAGCCTTAGTGAGGCTTTTAAAACCGCTTGAATTCTACAAAGAAAAATACGGATCAGCTTTTTACGGAATACAAAAAATGTATCTGTTGATGGAAAAGCAACACAATCGTGGACAAGACGGAGCAGGGTTTGCGAGTATTAAATTAGACGTAGCACCGGGTGAAAGATACATCAGTCGTGTGCGTTCTAATGCATCACAGCCCATACAAGATGTTTTTGCTCAAATTAATGAAAGAATTAATTCAGAAATCAATTTACATCCTGAGTACTTGAATGATGTAGCACTTCAAAAAGCCAATATTCCGTATTTAGGAGAATTGTTTTTAGGGCATGTGCGTTATGGTACTTTTGGTAAAAACAGTATTGAAAGTGTGCATCCCTTTTTGCGTCAGAATAACTGGATGCACCGAAACTTAATTTTGGCAGGAAACTTTAATATGACCAATGTTAAAGAATTGTTCCAAAGCTTGGTTGAATTGGGTCAGCACCCAAAAGAAATGGCAGATACGGTAACGGTAATGGAGAAAATCGGACACTTCTTAGATGATGCAGTAACCGATTTGTACCAAGAATGTAAAAATGCGGGTTTAAATAAAAGAGAGGCTTCACCTGTTATTGCCGAGAAATTAGATGTAGCTCGAATTTTAAGACGCGCCTCTAAAAATCTAGATGGGGGGTATGCTATGGCGGGACTTTTGGGTCATGGAGATGCTTTTGTGTTTAGAGATCCAGCTGGAATTCGCCCAGCCTATTATTACCAAGATGATGAGGTAGTGGTAGTAGCTTCTGAACGACCTGTTATCCAAACCGTTTTTAATGTGCCTTTTGAAAGTGTCCAAGAGATTGAGCCAGGGAATGCTTTAATTATTAAGAAAAACGGAAGTACTTCTATTGATCAAATTTTAGAACCTACTGTAAAAAAAGCCTGTTCCTTTGAACGTATTTATTTTTCAAGAGGAAGTGATGCAGAGATTTATCAAGAAAGAAAAAAATTAGGGAAATTAATTTTGCCATCGGTTTTAAAAGCCATTGATCAAGATACAGATAACACGGTGTTTTCGTATATTCCAAATACAGCCGAAACCTCATTCTACGGATTGGTTGAGGCAGCTCAGGATTTCTTGAACCAAAGAAAAAATGATTATATACTCAAAAACCGAAATACTTTAACCGCGCAAACCTTACAAGAGCTTTTAAAAGTCAAAATTCGTACAGAGAAAGTAGCTATTAAAGATGCAAAACTAAGAACGTTTATTACCGAAGATAGTAGTCGTGACGATTTAGTGGCTCACGTGTATGATGTGACGTACGGAGTGATAAAACCAACAGATAATTTGGTTATTATTGATGATAGTATTGTTCGAGGAACCACTCTGAAAATGAGTATAATCAAAATGATGGATCGTTTGAAACCAAAACGTATTGTGATTGTATCTTCGGCACCACAAATTCGTTATCCAGATTGTTACGGAATTGATATGGCAAAACTAGAAGGTTTAGTTGCCTTTAGAGCTGCTTTGGAATTACTGAAAGAACGTAATTTATACCATATTGTTGACGAAGTGTATACCAAGTGTAAAGCACAAGAAAACTTCAAAGATGCTGAGGTGGTTAATTATGTTACGGCTATTTATGCACCTTTTACTCCAGAAGAAATCTCAGATAAAATTGCAGAGATGCTGAGTTCTCCAGAAATTAATGCAGAGGTAAAAATTATTTTCCAAACGGTAGAAGATTTACATACAGCATGCCCTAAAAATTTAGGAGATTGGTATTTTACAGGAGATTATCCAACTCCAGGTGGAAATAGAGTAGTGAATCGTGCTTTTATGAATTTCTACGAAGGGAAAGACGCTAGGGCGTATTAA
- the fabF gene encoding beta-ketoacyl-ACP synthase II translates to MKLRRVVVTGLGALTPIGNTIQEYWNGLINGVSGAAPITYFDASKFKTQFACELKNFNVEDFIDRKEARKMDRYAQYAMVSSDEAMKDANFDLDTIDKDRAGVIWGSGIGGLETFQIEVLNFAAGDGTPKFNPFFIPKMIGDIACGHISIKYGFRGPNFGTVSACASSTNAIIDAFNYIRLGHADVMVTGGSEAAVTIAGMGGFNAMHALSTRNDDPKTASRPMDKDRDGFVLGEGAGALILEEYEHAIARGAKIYCEIGGGGMSADAHHITAPHPEGLGAKNVMLNCLRDAGLQPTDVDGVNMHGTSTPLGDLAESKAIEQVFGDHAYTMNLNSTKSMTGHLLGAAGAIETISSILSLKYGIIPPTINHFTDDENINPKLNFTFNVAQKRDVKVLMSNTFGFGGHNACVLVKKLDF, encoded by the coding sequence ATGAAATTACGTCGCGTGGTTGTTACAGGTTTAGGAGCCCTTACTCCTATTGGAAATACCATTCAAGAATATTGGAACGGGCTAATTAATGGCGTTAGTGGTGCCGCCCCAATCACTTATTTTGACGCTTCAAAATTCAAAACACAATTTGCTTGTGAGCTTAAAAACTTTAATGTTGAAGATTTTATTGACAGAAAAGAGGCTCGCAAAATGGACCGCTATGCTCAATATGCTATGGTATCTTCGGATGAGGCAATGAAAGATGCTAATTTTGATTTAGATACAATAGATAAAGATCGTGCTGGGGTAATTTGGGGTTCTGGAATTGGAGGACTAGAAACATTTCAAATTGAAGTCTTGAATTTTGCTGCTGGCGATGGAACTCCAAAATTTAATCCCTTCTTTATTCCAAAAATGATTGGTGATATTGCCTGTGGACATATTTCTATAAAATACGGTTTTAGAGGCCCTAACTTTGGAACCGTTTCTGCTTGTGCCTCTTCAACCAATGCTATTATTGATGCGTTCAACTATATCCGATTAGGACATGCAGATGTAATGGTAACAGGTGGTTCTGAAGCAGCAGTAACTATTGCTGGTATGGGAGGTTTTAACGCTATGCATGCCCTTTCTACCAGAAATGATGACCCAAAAACTGCTTCAAGACCAATGGACAAAGACCGTGACGGATTTGTACTTGGCGAAGGAGCTGGAGCGTTAATATTAGAAGAATATGAACATGCAATAGCTCGTGGCGCTAAAATTTATTGTGAAATTGGCGGAGGCGGAATGTCAGCTGATGCGCATCATATTACGGCACCACATCCAGAAGGATTGGGAGCTAAAAATGTAATGTTAAACTGTTTGAGAGATGCCGGTTTACAACCAACAGATGTAGATGGTGTAAATATGCACGGAACTTCAACTCCTCTAGGAGATTTAGCCGAGTCTAAAGCGATTGAACAAGTTTTTGGCGATCACGCTTACACTATGAACTTGAATTCGACTAAATCAATGACAGGTCACCTTTTAGGTGCTGCTGGAGCAATTGAAACTATCTCATCTATTCTATCGTTGAAATACGGGATCATTCCTCCAACAATCAATCATTTTACAGATGACGAAAACATCAACCCAAAATTGAACTTTACTTTTAATGTAGCTCAAAAAAGAGACGTTAAAGTATTAATGAGTAACACTTTTGGTTTTGGTGGACACAATGCCTGTGTTTTGGTTAAAAAATTGGATTTCTAA